A single region of the Tachyglossus aculeatus isolate mTacAcu1 chromosome X1, mTacAcu1.pri, whole genome shotgun sequence genome encodes:
- the TMEM59L gene encoding transmembrane protein 59-like, which yields MAGAESLLLLLLLLLPPGLAFHAAWDPFAPQLGDTRSCQDQCRSLAQRRGAAQAAVLSACSRGCRLFSICRFVAASVEPNATRAECEAACLEAYGQAEEQLACVEGCWRQMPEVESQEEKQIPEPPPAALSVLDLISNLCSDLVSSAQSFISSTWTYYLQADDGKVVVFQSQPVMESLMLKTPQPKQMEAVWLGSGPDILDSHSDPGEKLEKPAGKEAKGKARLQISEPPQPEHDFLGCMSKRSGLPRWILAACLFFSVLVMLWLSCASLVTAPDQHIRTQPLSIPGDKDYLEKPEDPLALPPVLAVAICPAESDPEAGPLPLKVELDRTAL from the exons aTGGCCGGCGCGGagtcgctgctgctgctgctgctgctgctgctgcccccggGATTGGCATTCCACGCCGCCTGGGACCCTTTCGCCCCGCAGCTGGGCGACACCCGCTCCTGCCAAGACCAGTGCCGGAGTCTCGCCCAGCGCCGGGGTGCTGCGCAG GCCGCGGTGCTGAGCGCCTGCTCCCGCGGCTGCCGCCTCTTCTCCATCTGTCGTTTCGTGGCCGCCAGCGTCGAGCCCAACGCCACCCGGGCCGAGTGTGAAGCAG CTTGCTTGGAGGCCTATGGCCAGGCAGAGGAGCAACTGGCCTGCGTAGAAGGATGCTGGAGGCAGATGCCAGAGGTGGAAAGTCAGGAGGAAAAG cagaTCCCAGAGCCTCCACCTGCTGCCCTCTCTGTTCTGGACCTGATCTCCAACCTCTGCAGTGACCTGGTCAGCTCGGCTCAGAgtttcatctcctccacctggACTTACTACCTACAGGCTGATGATGGGAAGGTGGTGGTGTTCCAG TCACAGCCTGTGATGGAGTCCCTCATGCTCAAGACGCCCCAGCCAAAGCAAATGGAGGCAGTTTGGCTAGGCTCTGGTCCAGACATCCTGGATTCCCACTCAG acccaggggagaagctggagaagcCTGCAGGGAAGGAGGCTAAGGGCAAGGCCAGACTGCAAATTTCGGAACCTCCTCAGCCAGAACATGACTTCCTGGGCTGCATGTCCAA gCGCTCAGGGCTGCCCCGCTGGATCCTGGCTGCCTGTCTCTTCTTCTCCGTGCTGGTGATGCTGTGGCTAAGCTGTGCTAGTCTGGTGACTGCTCCTGACCAGCACATCAGGACCCAG CCCCTGAGCATCCCTGGGGACAAGGACTACCTGGAGAAGCCGGAGGACCCCCTGGCGTTGCCCCCTGTGCTGGCCGTTGCCATTTGCCCTGCTGAGTCTGACCCTGAGGCTGGCCCACTGCCACTCAAGGTGGAATTGGACCGGACGGCTCtgtag
- the CRLF1 gene encoding cytokine receptor-like factor 1 isoform X1 → MLTALGGGEGAGGGAGRGDRWRGAVLTPARIMLALMLLWLGVLRAESGTHTAVINPQDPTLLIGSSLRATCSVSGDAPAAEGLYWTLNGRRLPTELYQVLNATTLALVLTNLNGSKQQSGDNLVCHSPDGSILAGSCLYVGLPPEKPVNISCWSKNMKDLTCRWAPGAEGETFLHTNYTLKYKLRWYGRDNTCQEYHTVGPYSCHIPKDLALFTPYEIWVEASNRLGSAKSEVVTLDILDVVTTDPPSDVHVSRVGDLEDQLSVRWSSPPALKDFLFQAKYQIRYRVEDSVEWKLVDDVSNQTSCRLAGLKPGTVYFVQVRCNPFGIYGSKKAGIWSEWSHPTAASTPRSERLGGACDPRSGEQNSTRRELKQFLGWLKKHAYCSNLSFRLYDQWRAWMQKSHKTRNQHRTRGSCPRAEGVRREVLPGDKL, encoded by the exons ATGCTGACGGCTTTGGGTGGGGGCgaaggggccggaggaggagcGGGACGCGGGGACCGGTGGAGGGGCGCAGTCCTCACCCCCGCGCGGATCATGCTCGCCTTAATGCTGCTTTGGCTGGGGGTGCTGCGGGCGGAATCTGGAACCC ACACCGCGGTGATCAACCCCCAGGACCCCACGCTGCTCATTGGCTCCTCGCTCCGGGCCACCTGCTCCGTGAGCGGCGACGCACCAGCAGCCGAAGGGCTCTACTGGACCCTGAATGGCCGGCGCCTTCCCACCGAGCTCTACCAGGTCCTCAACGCCAccaccctggccctggtcctaacCAACCTCAACGGCTCCAAGCAGCAGTCAGGTGACAACCTGGTGTGCCACAGCCCCGACGGCAGCATCCTCGCCGGCTCCTGTCTCTACGTTGGCT tACCCCCAGAGAAGCCGGTGAACATCAGTTGCTGGTCCAAGAATATGAAAGATTTGACCTGCCGCTGGGCTCCAGGAGCTGAGGGGGAAACCTTCTTACACACCAACTACACTCTCAAGTACAAGCTACG gTGGTACGGGCGGGACAATACGTGCCAGGAGTACCACACAGTGGGGCCTTACTCCTGCCACATTCCCAAGGACCTGGCTCTCTTCACGCCCTACGAGATCTGGGTCGAAGCCTCTAACCGGCTGGGCTCAGCCAAGTCTGAGGTGGTCACTCTGGACATACTGGATGTGG TGACCACGGACCCCCCATCTGATGTCCACGTTAGCCGTGTGGGAGATCTGGAAGACCAGCTGAGTGTGCGCTGGAGCTCTCCACCAGCTCTCAAGGACTTCCTGTTCCAGGCCAAGTACCAGATCCGCTACCGGGTGGAGGACAGTGTGGAGTGGAAG TTGGTAGATGACGTGAGCAACCAGACCTCATGCCGCCTGGCCGGCCTGAAGCCGGGCACGGTCTACTTCGTGCAGGTCCGCTGCAATCCCTTCGGCATCTACGGCTCCAAGAAGGCGGGGATCTGGAGCGAGTGGAGCCATCCCACGGCCGCCTCCACGCCCCGCAGCG AGAGGCTGGGTGGGGCATGCGACCCCAGGAGTGGGGAGCAGAATTCGACTCGGCGGGAGCTGAAGCAGTTCCTGGGCTGGCTGAAGAAGCATGCCTACTGTTCCAACCTCAGCTTCCGACTCTATGACCAGTGGCGTGCCTGGATGCAGAAGTCTCACAAGACCCGCAACCAG CACAGGACGAGGGGCTCCTGCCCTCGGGCGGAAGGAGTGCGGCGAGAG GTTCTTCCCGGAGATAAACTCTAG
- the REX1BD gene encoding required for excision 1-B domain-containing protein isoform X2, translating to MEEAASAMETPVRGLVLRLQNLQAKRSKAFQLLNEGHRAYLNSGPHYDFPRYRQLVHEVTEVFVSISQEVLEIQDQLRGSRGHPDLAQHLTRLQDKERERLELTAAMQLARQRAREELGAEVLQEEEQELKNRIIKTMEAISEILQDLKYDSEETE from the exons ATGGAGGAGGCCGCCTCAGCGATG GAGACACCTGTGCGGGGGCTGGTGCTGCGGCTCCAGAACCTGCAGGCTAAGCGTTCCAAGGCCTTTCAGCTCCTCAACGA GGGACACCGGGCATATCTGAACAGCGGCCCACACTACGACTTCCCCAGGTACCGGCAGCTGGtgcatgaggtgactgaggtcttTGTCAGCATCTCCCAAGAAGTTCTGGAGATCCAAGATCAGCTGAGAGGGTCACGGGGCCACCCTGACCTCGCCCAGCACCTCACCCGCCTCCAGGACAAAGAGCGGGAACGACTGGAGCTG acaGCAGCCATGCAGCTGGCCCGGCAGAGGGCCCGGGAGGAGCTGGGGGCTGAGGTTCtccaggaggaggagcaagagctCAAGAACAG GATAATTAAAACCATGGAGGCAATCAGTGAAATTCTCCAGGACCTCAAGTACGATTCGGAAGAGACTGAGTGA
- the CRLF1 gene encoding cytokine receptor-like factor 1 isoform X2, with product MLALMLLWLGVLRAESGTHTAVINPQDPTLLIGSSLRATCSVSGDAPAAEGLYWTLNGRRLPTELYQVLNATTLALVLTNLNGSKQQSGDNLVCHSPDGSILAGSCLYVGLPPEKPVNISCWSKNMKDLTCRWAPGAEGETFLHTNYTLKYKLRWYGRDNTCQEYHTVGPYSCHIPKDLALFTPYEIWVEASNRLGSAKSEVVTLDILDVVTTDPPSDVHVSRVGDLEDQLSVRWSSPPALKDFLFQAKYQIRYRVEDSVEWKLVDDVSNQTSCRLAGLKPGTVYFVQVRCNPFGIYGSKKAGIWSEWSHPTAASTPRSERPGHGERLGGACDPRSGEQNSTRRELKQFLGWLKKHAYCSNLSFRLYDQWRAWMQKSHKTRNQDEGLLPSGGRSAARGSSRR from the exons ATGCTCGCCTTAATGCTGCTTTGGCTGGGGGTGCTGCGGGCGGAATCTGGAACCC ACACCGCGGTGATCAACCCCCAGGACCCCACGCTGCTCATTGGCTCCTCGCTCCGGGCCACCTGCTCCGTGAGCGGCGACGCACCAGCAGCCGAAGGGCTCTACTGGACCCTGAATGGCCGGCGCCTTCCCACCGAGCTCTACCAGGTCCTCAACGCCAccaccctggccctggtcctaacCAACCTCAACGGCTCCAAGCAGCAGTCAGGTGACAACCTGGTGTGCCACAGCCCCGACGGCAGCATCCTCGCCGGCTCCTGTCTCTACGTTGGCT tACCCCCAGAGAAGCCGGTGAACATCAGTTGCTGGTCCAAGAATATGAAAGATTTGACCTGCCGCTGGGCTCCAGGAGCTGAGGGGGAAACCTTCTTACACACCAACTACACTCTCAAGTACAAGCTACG gTGGTACGGGCGGGACAATACGTGCCAGGAGTACCACACAGTGGGGCCTTACTCCTGCCACATTCCCAAGGACCTGGCTCTCTTCACGCCCTACGAGATCTGGGTCGAAGCCTCTAACCGGCTGGGCTCAGCCAAGTCTGAGGTGGTCACTCTGGACATACTGGATGTGG TGACCACGGACCCCCCATCTGATGTCCACGTTAGCCGTGTGGGAGATCTGGAAGACCAGCTGAGTGTGCGCTGGAGCTCTCCACCAGCTCTCAAGGACTTCCTGTTCCAGGCCAAGTACCAGATCCGCTACCGGGTGGAGGACAGTGTGGAGTGGAAG TTGGTAGATGACGTGAGCAACCAGACCTCATGCCGCCTGGCCGGCCTGAAGCCGGGCACGGTCTACTTCGTGCAGGTCCGCTGCAATCCCTTCGGCATCTACGGCTCCAAGAAGGCGGGGATCTGGAGCGAGTGGAGCCATCCCACGGCCGCCTCCACGCCCCGCAGCG AGAGGCCCGGCCACGGGG AGAGGCTGGGTGGGGCATGCGACCCCAGGAGTGGGGAGCAGAATTCGACTCGGCGGGAGCTGAAGCAGTTCCTGGGCTGGCTGAAGAAGCATGCCTACTGTTCCAACCTCAGCTTCCGACTCTATGACCAGTGGCGTGCCTGGATGCAGAAGTCTCACAAGACCCGCAACCAG GACGAGGGGCTCCTGCCCTCGGGCGGAAGGAGTGCGGCGAGAG GTTCTTCCCGGAGATAA
- the REX1BD gene encoding required for excision 1-B domain-containing protein isoform X1 has protein sequence MRPGQRRRGLEGWRRPPQRWRHLCGGWCCGSRTCRLSVPRPFSSSTKKQPELRDWWGRRWQSGAAGRYRQLVHEVTEVFVSISQEVLEIQDQLRGSRGHPDLAQHLTRLQDKERERLELTAAMQLARQRAREELGAEVLQEEEQELKNRIIKTMEAISEILQDLKYDSEETE, from the exons ATGAGGCCGGGGCAGAGGCGCCGCGGACTCGAGGGATGGAGGAGGCCGCCTCAGCGATG GAGACACCTGTGCGGGGGCTGGTGCTGCGGCTCCAGAACCTGCAGGCTAAGCGTTCCAAGGCCTTTCAGCTCCTCAACGA agaagcagccggAGCTGAGGGACTGGTGGGGCCGGCGCTGGCAGAGTGGAGCAGCTGGGAG GTACCGGCAGCTGGtgcatgaggtgactgaggtcttTGTCAGCATCTCCCAAGAAGTTCTGGAGATCCAAGATCAGCTGAGAGGGTCACGGGGCCACCCTGACCTCGCCCAGCACCTCACCCGCCTCCAGGACAAAGAGCGGGAACGACTGGAGCTG acaGCAGCCATGCAGCTGGCCCGGCAGAGGGCCCGGGAGGAGCTGGGGGCTGAGGTTCtccaggaggaggagcaagagctCAAGAACAG GATAATTAAAACCATGGAGGCAATCAGTGAAATTCTCCAGGACCTCAAGTACGATTCGGAAGAGACTGAGTGA